The DNA sequence CCGTCGTGCTCGATTTCGGCTACGTTACGTTTCTCCGGCGACCTACAAATCCCCCAGCTGCGGCCGGATCAGCAGCTCCTCGATAACCGCTTGAGGCGACAGGGAGTAGGCTCCGAATACGGCTTCGGCCACGTCTTCGGCCTTGATAAACCGCTCGGCCGGCAAATCGACGCCCTCCCAACTGGCCGTGAGCGTGGCGCCGGGCAAAACGGCCGTCACGCGCAGGTTGTGCTCTTTCAGCTCCTCGCGCAGTCCTTTGCTCATGCCGTAGAGCGCGAATTTGGCAATGCTGTAGGAGCCGCCATTGGGGTAAGCCATGATGCTGGCCGTGGAGCACATATTGAAAATATGGCCCGTGCGGCGCGCAATCATGCCCGGCAGCAGAGCCCGGGTCACGTCGTAGGCGCTGTACAGGTTCACGTCGATCATCTGGCGCAGCTGCGAGCCGTCGGCGGGCTCGTCCTGCAAGCGGCCGGGAACAAAGGCGCCGGTGTTGTTGACCAGCACCTCGACCGGCACGCCCAGGCTCAGCACAAATTCGGTGAAGCGGCGCGTTTCCTCGGCCTGGCTTAGGTCGGCGGCCAGCGTGTGCACCGGCACGCCGGGAACTTCCTGGCGCAGAGCGGTTGTGAGAGCGGCTAGGTCCTGGGCCGAGCGGGCGCAGGTGATGATGCCGAAGCCCGCCTGAGCGAAGCGCCGCCCGATAGCCCGGCCAATTCCTTTCGTACCACCCGTGACAACGATATATTTTTGCATTCCTTTGATTAGCGTTTTGGTTTTTACGTATGGTAGGCAAGCTCCGCGCTGGGCGCTGTTTCGTGCTACCTACGGCGCAAGTTTGGGCTTTTATCCTTTCTGCTTCTCTTTTTATGGTTAAAACCTTCGGTGAGTTTCTACTCTTCATGCAAAGCATGCTGGTTCGGAAGGAGCGTTTGGGCGTGTTGTGGCAACGCATGCTGGATGAGGCCATTCTCATCGGCATCGACTCCGTCTTTATCGTCTCCATCGTTTCGGCCTTTATCGGGGCCGTTACCTGCGTCCAGATTGCCTACAACCTGGTCAACCCCCTGATTCCGAAGTCAACCATCGGCTTCATGGTGCGCGAGATGACGATTCTGGAGCTGGCCCCCACCATTACCAGCATCGTGCTGGCGGGCAAGGTCGGCAGCAGCATTGCCGGCGGCCTGGGCACCATGCGCATCACCGAGCAGGTCGATGCCCTGGAAGTAATGGGCATCAACTCGGCTTCCTACCTGGTACTGCCCAAAATCGTGGCGGCCATGCTGATGTTTCCCCTGCTGGTTATTCTGGCGATGGTGCTCTCCATCATGGGCGGCTACCTGGCCGGCACGCTGTCGGGCGCCATGTCGGCCCAGGAGTACGTGGAAGGCATCCGCACCGATTTTGTGCCCTACAACATCGTTTTCGCCCTGATTAAGTCGGTGGTCTTCGCCTTTCTGGTATCGGCCATTTCCGCCTACAAAGGCTACTACACCAAAGGGGGCGCCCTGGAAGTAGGCGCGGCCAGCACCGGGGCCGTTACCAATTCCATTATTGCCATCCTGCTGGCCGACTACGTACTGGCCGCCGTCCTTTTGTAATGTGCTAATGGTTAATGTGCTCATGTGCTAAATCAACTTGCTTGGTTGATACGACAGCGGCACATCATCAGCACATTCAAACACATTAGCAAATCAGCACATTAGCATGATTGAAGTTCATAACGTTCAGAAAGCCTTCAACGGCAACCCCGTGTTGAAAGGCATTACCTGCACTTTCGAGACGGGCAAGTGTAACCTGCTGCTCGGGGGCTCGGGCACGGGCAAAAGCGTGCTGCTGCAGTGCATCGTGGGCCTGATGAAACCCGACCTGGGCAGCATCACCTTCGACGGGCTGGTATTCACCAACAACAAGGTGGACATCAAGCAGGAAATCCGCCGCAAAATCGGGATGCTGTTTCAGGGCGGCGCGCTATTCGACTCGATGACGGTGTTCGAAAACACGGAGTTTCCGCTGAAGATGCTCACGCCCGAAATGAGCAAGGAAGAGCGGCGCGACCGGGTCGAGTTCTGCCTCAAGCGCGTGGGCCTGGAAAACGCCGGCACCAAAATGCCCTCCGAAATATCGGGCGGCATGAAGAAGCGCGTGGGCATTGCCCGCGCCATTGCGCCCAACTGCACCTACCTGTTCTGCGACGAGCCCAACTCCGGCCTCGACCCGGCCACCAGCATCAAGATTGACGAGCTGATCTACGAAATCACCCACGAGTACGGCATCACCACCGTCGTCATCACCCACGACATGAACTCGGTGGTCGAAATCGGGGACCATATCATCTTCCTGCACAAGGGCCAGAAGCTCTGGGACGGCAACAAGGACGAAATCCTGAACACCACCGTGCCCGAGCTCAAGGAGTTCATCTTCAGCAGCAGCCTGGTGCGGGCCGCCAAGAAGGTGGACGAAGAAACCGAAGGCGGCCTGGCCGCCGCCACTTCCGACGAGGCCATCAACATCTAAGCCGGATCCGTTTCAACAAAAAAGCCCCGCCGACTGCAGTCGGCGGGGCTTTTTTCATGTGTACTGGCAGTTGGTGCCAAACTTAAAACCCCGCGCGGCGGCGCAGCTCCGTGATGTGCGCCAGGTGGTGCTGCCCGTGCCAGGCATACATCGTCAGCGCCTGATCCAGGGTAAAGCTGCGCTGGGAGCCGGGATGGTAGAACGTGCGCAGCCACTGTGCCTCCGTCAGCTGCCGCAGCAAAATCGTCCAGCGGATGTGCAACGACTCCAGCAGCGCCAACGACACGGCCACTGGGGTGGCTTGCACGTCGGGTAGCTCGGCCCAGGCCTGCTCGTCGTAGGGGCAAATGGTGGGGTTGTCCTCCGTCAGGGCCAGGCGCATGCGGGTGTAGGCGTTCAGGTGGGAGTCGGGCAGGTGGTGCAGCACCTGGCGCACCGTCCAGCCGCCCGGCCGGTAAGGCGTGTCGAGCTGCTGGGGCGTGAGGCCCGTTGCGGCGGCCCGTACCTGGTCGGGCAACACGGCAATTCTAGCAATCAGAGCCAGGCGCTGCCCCTGGCTGAGCGGCTCCTCGGGCAACACGGCGGGCCCAATCGGGTAACGTAGATCGGGGGCGGCAGTCGTATCCATGATAAGCGGTTTGGTTGAGGGCCGCAAGGTACTAAAAGCCGCCTGGCCGGGTGCCCCTCCCCTGCCCGCCTACCCGCTCACTCTCTTTCGGGCCAAAAAAAACGGCTCCCCTGGTACAGGAGAGCCGTGTTCTGGGTGGCGTAAAACGCCTTAGCCGTTGCGCTTGTTGAGTTCGTCGCGGATTTTGGCGGCCTTTTCGTAATCCTCATTGGCCAGGGCCTGATTCAGCATTTTGCTCAGCTCCTCCAGCGACACCTGGCCGCTGGGGTCCCGGGGCGTGGGCTCGGGCTTGGGGCTGCCCGTGCTGTCGTCATCCTCGTCCTCGTCATCCTCGTCGGCGTCGTCGTCGGTGTTTTCATCCAGGTCGCTCAGGATGATGCCGGCTTCGCTCAGCACGCTTTCCACCGTGAAAATCGGCACCCCGAAACGCAGGCCAATGGCAATGGCGTCGCTGGGGCGGGCATCCAGCTCGAAGGTCGTAGCCCCGTCGGTGCAGACGATCTTGGAGTAGAACACGCCTTCCTTCAGGTCAGAAATCAGTACTTCCAGCACGGCCACGTGCACGTGCTCGGCAAACGACTTGAACAAATCGTGCGTGAGCGGCCGATTCGGGTTGATTTTCTCAATCTGGATGGCAATACTTTGCGCCTCGAACATGCCGATGATGATGGGCAAGCGCCGGTTGCCGGTTTTCTCGCCCAGAATCAGGGCAAAGGAGCCGGACTGTGACTGGCTGGACGAGAGGCCCAGAATTTCGAGCTGTATTTTTTTCAAGGGTTCTAGGAGCTTAGGGTCTTGGGAGCTTGGGGTCTTGGACGCGTCAGAAAGGCAAAGCTAGGCTTTCTCGTTTCTGAAACCCAAGACCCCAAGACCCTAATTCAATTCCTTAACGGCCTGGGTGAGTTTGGGCAGTACTTCGAAAACGTCGCCTACGATGCCATAATCAGCAGCCTTGAAGAACGGTGCCTCCGGATCTTTGTTGATTACGACAATCACTTTCGAGGAGTTCACCCCCGCCAGGTGCTGGATGGCCCCCGAAATACCGCAGGCAATATACAGGTTTGGCGAAACCGTGATACCCGTCTGACCCACGTGCTCGTGGTGAGGGCGCCAGTCGACGTCCGACACGGGCTTGGAGCAGGCCGTAGCCGCGCCCAGAGCCTTAGCCAGGTCCTCAATCAGGTGCCAGTTCTCCGGGCCTTTCATGCCGCGGCCACCCGATACCACGCGGTCAGCCTCGGGCAGCAGCACGCCGCCGGCCTGATCCTGCATTACCACCTGCTTGGGCGCGTCGGCGAAGTCAGCGTCCGAGAGGCTGGCCGAGAACGACTCCACCGTGGCGGTTTTGCCGGCCTCGTGCAGGGCCTCAATCGAGTTTTTCTTGACGGCCAGAATCTTCCGGTCGCCGCTGAGCACTACGTCGGCAAAGGCTTTGCCCGAGAAGGCGCCGCGCTTCACCGTGAAGGAGCCACCGTCGTTTTTGGGCAGCTCGACTACGTTGGTGGCCAGGCTGGCCTTCAGGCGCACCGACAGGCGCGAGCCCACGGCGGCGCCAATGTTGGAGTTGGCCAGCACGATTACCTGGGCACTTTCCTTTTCGGCGGCGGCGGCAATGAGCTTGGTGTAGGCACCATTTACGAAATCCTTCAGGCGGGGCTCAGCGTCGTAGAGCACCTTGCTGATGCCCTGCTCCCCGAGCTTAGCCAGATTGGCTTCGGTAGCCTCGCCCACGGCCACGGCCGTAGCCGTGGTGCCGAGCATCTGGGCTACCTGGCTCCCGTAGGAAGCCACTTCCAACGACGATTTTTTAACCTCGCCGCCATCACATTCAACTACTACTAGAACGGACATTTCATGGGAATTATGAATTATGAATGTTGAATTATGAATATCCGAGTTAGCACGTTTGCCAATTCAGAATTCAGAATTCAGAATTCAGAATTCTGTTTCTAGATTACTTTGGCTTCGTTGCGGAGCAGCTTGATCAGCTCCCCGGCCGACTCGGCGGGAATGAGCTTCACGCCCTGCTTCTTGGGGGGCAGCGCGTACTCGGCCACCGAGGTGCGGGCACCTTCGCCCACGGGCTCTACCACTTTCAGCGGCTTGGTGCGGGCCGTCATGATGCCGCGCATGTTTGGGATGCGGGGCTCGCACATGGGCTGCTGGCAGGAAGCCACGAAAGGCGTATTCACCTCCACGATTTCCTTGCCGCCCTCGATTTCGCGCTCCAGCGTGGCGGTGTTGGCGCTCATATCGAGCTTCATGGCCGGGGCCACGGTCGGGATGCCGAGCATTTCGCCCACCATGCCGTGCACCTGGAAGCCATTGTAGTCGATGCTTTCCTTGCCCATCAGAATCACGTCATAGGCGCCTTCTTTGGCAATGGCGGCAATCTGCTCGGCCACGAAGTAGGCATCCTTGGGCGCGGCGTTGACGCGGATAGCGTCGTCGGCGCCGATGGCCAGGGCTTTGCGAATATTGGGCTCGGTGTCGGCTTCGCCAACGTTGAGGACGGTTACGGTGCCGCTGCCCTGGGCTTCTTTGAGCTCAATGGCGCGGGTCAGGGCGTATTCGTCCCAAGGGTTAATCACGAACTGCACCCCGGCCTTGTTGAACTCCTTGTTATCGGGCGTGAAGGTGATTTTGGTGGTCGTGTCGGGAACGTTGCTGATGCAAACGAGAAACTTCATCTACGGCTGCTTGTGGATGGGAGATAAACTACGGGAAAGCCCCTAATTTCGGGCGAAGATACAGAAAACTCCCTCCCGATGGACACTACGCCGACCCGCTTGCAGCAGCTGCTGACCTTTTACAACGAAGACCCGAACGACCCGTTCATCATCTACGCCCTGGCCACTGAGTATCGGACGACGGAGCCCCAACGGGCTATGGAGTATTACCAGACGCTGCTGGATGAGCACCCGGACTACGTGGGTACGTACTACCACGCAGGCAAGATGCTGGAGCAATTACAAAATCCGGAAGAAGCGGAAAAGGTTTACCGCCGGGGCTTGCAGGTAAGCCGCAAAGCCGGGCAGATGCACGCGGCCAGTGAAATCCAGCAGGCGCTGAACTCGCTGCTCGGCCTCGATTACGAAGACGAGTAAGCCGCGCGGGCTACGGCCGCGCGGTTTGCTAAAGTCAGGGAACGGTGGTGGGCATAGCAGAACGGGCAAAAGTGAACCTTGAACAGGATTACGGCCGGCAGCGGCTCGTCGGGCAGCGGAAAGCCCGCCCGACGAGCCGTTTTCGTTTCGCAAAATACGCTGCATGCCGAGTATTATTCAAGCTAAATGGGAAATAAATTGTAACCTGTAAAGAGGAATTGCGTTTTAACGAGGCTTTTGCACTCCGGTCCGAACTATAACCCGGCCCGGGGTGTCAGACAGCCATGCGTAAGACCACTCTGCTGACTACTGCCGCGCTACTGCTCGGCAGCGCGGCCCGCACCCTGGCTCAGACCACTGACCCCAACGATGGGAACGAAAACACGCCGTTCGTGCGCAATATTCGCCCCGACCGGCCCGGCCAAACCATCACCACCAGCATGCTCAACCCCGGCCAGTTTCAGCTGGATATGGGAGTCAGCAACCAGCCTGATGCTTTCAGTCCGGGCAGCGCCGCCAACCGGGCCCTGACGACCGGCCTGCTGCGCGTGGGCTTCTTTAACAACATTGAGCTGCGGGCTTCGCAGAGCTACCTGCCGGCCGTCGCGACGCTGGCCGCGGGGGAAACCGGCGCCGCCGCCGCCCCCTCGGGCCTCACCCCACTGACGCTGGGCGCCAAGTTCCTGGCTTCGACCAACCCTAATGCCCGCTCCCAGGTGGTGGTGCTGGCCGAAATGACCCTGCGCAACGGCGACAAATCCTTTCAGACCAAAGCCTACGAGCCGGCCGCCCGCCTGCTGGTGTCGCAGCAGCTGGGGGAGCGGTTTGGCCTGGAAGCCAACTTTGGCTTCCGGCAGCGCGGCTTCAAGGCGGCCGATACGAAGCTGGGCACCTACCTGGGCACGCTGGCCCTGAATGGGCCGCTGGGCAATTCCTTCGGCTTTTTTGCCGAAACCTACGCCACCTGGCAACAGCAGTCGAAGCTGGCCCCGGGCGTTACGTCGGGGCTGTACTGGCGGCCGTGGCCAGGCCTGCGGCTCGACGTTACGGCGGGCCGGACTTTCTCCGGGGCGCTCAGCGGCTCCACGGTGGGCGGCGGCTTAAGCATTCGGCTGCCCCGCTAGATTCCGGCTACTTTTTTTCGGACCCAAAGGACTTTCGATGCCGGCTCAGGCGGCGCGAAATTCTTTGGGTTTATTTTTTGGTACTAATAAAAGATTTATTTATACTTGGTTTATACAACCATCTAGTACACTTCCTTATGAAAAACTACTACAGCTTCGCTTGTGCCTTCTTTTTAGTAGTCGGTTCTGCTTCCGTTGCACAGGCTCAATCGGCCATGACGGTACAGTACCGCCCCAACAGCGGCCTCAGCGACCCGGAATTACCTGACCCGCGCTACGCGGCTGCCATCGAGGTCGGGGAGCTAAAAGAGCAGGTCCAGGCCCTGACCGACGCCTACAGCCGCCTGGTGCAGGAGCACAATCTGCTGACCGACCGGATGCAGGCCCTGGAGCGGCTGGTTCGGACGGTGGGGCCGCCCCCACCCCGCGCGTTACCCAATTCTACCCTGTCCATTCGCAAGCTATAGCCCCGGCATATCCGGCACTTCCTTCTATCCTACTGTTAGCGTTATCCGCTACTAAAAAAGCCCGGCTCACCTTGCGTGAACCGGGCTTTTGGCTTTCCCGCCGGGGCCGGCGAAGCCAGGGCTTACGGGCGCTGGCCGGCTACTTCGGCACTGATACGGGTGGGCGTTTGCTGGCCCGACACGATGCCGGCGGCACTGCGCGCAATGGCATTGATAACAGCCGTCATGTTGGGCAGATCCAAGCTTTCAATCTCATCGTCGACGGTGTGGTAGCGCTTGTCGGTCGGAATCTGGTCGGTGCTGATGGTGTGGGCCGGCACGCCGAGCTTGGCCAGCGTGGCGTTGTCGGAGCGGTAAAACAGGTTTTGCTCGGGGTATGGGTCGGGCTCGAAGCGAAACGGCGTGCCGGTGAGGTTGCGCTGCAGCAGCTTGCCGAAGTCCGACTTGTCGAAGCCGGTGATGAAGGCCGTGTTGGGGCCAAACTTCGCCTGCTTGCCAATCATTTCAATGTTGAACATGGCCACGATCTGCTGGGCGTTCAACTGCCGGGAAAAGTACTGGGAGCCGAAGCCGCCCAGCTCCTCGGCGGTGAAAGCCACGAAGATGAGCGGGCGGGCGTTGTCGTTGCGCTTTTTGAAGTATTCGGCCAGGGCTACCACGGCCGTCGTGCCGCTGGCGTCGTCGTCGGCCCCGTTGGCTATCTTGTCGCCGTTCAGCGGCTCCAGCAGGCCCAGGTGGTCGTAGTGGGCGGAGAAAACCACCTTTT is a window from the Hymenobacter aquaticus genome containing:
- a CDS encoding bifunctional nuclease family protein; the encoded protein is MKKIQLEILGLSSSQSQSGSFALILGEKTGNRRLPIIIGMFEAQSIAIQIEKINPNRPLTHDLFKSFAEHVHVAVLEVLISDLKEGVFYSKIVCTDGATTFELDARPSDAIAIGLRFGVPIFTVESVLSEAGIILSDLDENTDDDADEDDEDEDDDSTGSPKPEPTPRDPSGQVSLEELSKMLNQALANEDYEKAAKIRDELNKRNG
- a CDS encoding electron transfer flavoprotein subunit beta/FixA family protein, with amino-acid sequence MKFLVCISNVPDTTTKITFTPDNKEFNKAGVQFVINPWDEYALTRAIELKEAQGSGTVTVLNVGEADTEPNIRKALAIGADDAIRVNAAPKDAYFVAEQIAAIAKEGAYDVILMGKESIDYNGFQVHGMVGEMLGIPTVAPAMKLDMSANTATLEREIEGGKEIVEVNTPFVASCQQPMCEPRIPNMRGIMTARTKPLKVVEPVGEGARTSVAEYALPPKKQGVKLIPAESAGELIKLLRNEAKVI
- a CDS encoding MlaE family ABC transporter permease — protein: MVKTFGEFLLFMQSMLVRKERLGVLWQRMLDEAILIGIDSVFIVSIVSAFIGAVTCVQIAYNLVNPLIPKSTIGFMVREMTILELAPTITSIVLAGKVGSSIAGGLGTMRITEQVDALEVMGINSASYLVLPKIVAAMLMFPLLVILAMVLSIMGGYLAGTLSGAMSAQEYVEGIRTDFVPYNIVFALIKSVVFAFLVSAISAYKGYYTKGGALEVGAASTGAVTNSIIAILLADYVLAAVLL
- a CDS encoding YfiT family bacillithiol transferase, producing MDTTAAPDLRYPIGPAVLPEEPLSQGQRLALIARIAVLPDQVRAAATGLTPQQLDTPYRPGGWTVRQVLHHLPDSHLNAYTRMRLALTEDNPTICPYDEQAWAELPDVQATPVAVSLALLESLHIRWTILLRQLTEAQWLRTFYHPGSQRSFTLDQALTMYAWHGQHHLAHITELRRRAGF
- a CDS encoding SDR family oxidoreductase; translated protein: MQKYIVVTGGTKGIGRAIGRRFAQAGFGIITCARSAQDLAALTTALRQEVPGVPVHTLAADLSQAEETRRFTEFVLSLGVPVEVLVNNTGAFVPGRLQDEPADGSQLRQMIDVNLYSAYDVTRALLPGMIARRTGHIFNMCSTASIMAYPNGGSYSIAKFALYGMSKGLREELKEHNLRVTAVLPGATLTASWEGVDLPAERFIKAEDVAEAVFGAYSLSPQAVIEELLIRPQLGDL
- a CDS encoding electron transfer flavoprotein subunit alpha/FixB family protein, with the protein product MSVLVVVECDGGEVKKSSLEVASYGSQVAQMLGTTATAVAVGEATEANLAKLGEQGISKVLYDAEPRLKDFVNGAYTKLIAAAAEKESAQVIVLANSNIGAAVGSRLSVRLKASLATNVVELPKNDGGSFTVKRGAFSGKAFADVVLSGDRKILAVKKNSIEALHEAGKTATVESFSASLSDADFADAPKQVVMQDQAGGVLLPEADRVVSGGRGMKGPENWHLIEDLAKALGAATACSKPVSDVDWRPHHEHVGQTGITVSPNLYIACGISGAIQHLAGVNSSKVIVVINKDPEAPFFKAADYGIVGDVFEVLPKLTQAVKELN
- a CDS encoding tetratricopeptide repeat protein; this encodes MDTTPTRLQQLLTFYNEDPNDPFIIYALATEYRTTEPQRAMEYYQTLLDEHPDYVGTYYHAGKMLEQLQNPEEAEKVYRRGLQVSRKAGQMHAASEIQQALNSLLGLDYEDE
- a CDS encoding ABC transporter ATP-binding protein, whose protein sequence is MIEVHNVQKAFNGNPVLKGITCTFETGKCNLLLGGSGTGKSVLLQCIVGLMKPDLGSITFDGLVFTNNKVDIKQEIRRKIGMLFQGGALFDSMTVFENTEFPLKMLTPEMSKEERRDRVEFCLKRVGLENAGTKMPSEISGGMKKRVGIARAIAPNCTYLFCDEPNSGLDPATSIKIDELIYEITHEYGITTVVITHDMNSVVEIGDHIIFLHKGQKLWDGNKDEILNTTVPELKEFIFSSSLVRAAKKVDEETEGGLAAATSDEAINI
- a CDS encoding transporter, whose product is MRKTTLLTTAALLLGSAARTLAQTTDPNDGNENTPFVRNIRPDRPGQTITTSMLNPGQFQLDMGVSNQPDAFSPGSAANRALTTGLLRVGFFNNIELRASQSYLPAVATLAAGETGAAAAPSGLTPLTLGAKFLASTNPNARSQVVVLAEMTLRNGDKSFQTKAYEPAARLLVSQQLGERFGLEANFGFRQRGFKAADTKLGTYLGTLALNGPLGNSFGFFAETYATWQQQSKLAPGVTSGLYWRPWPGLRLDVTAGRTFSGALSGSTVGGGLSIRLPR